In Quercus robur chromosome 11, dhQueRobu3.1, whole genome shotgun sequence, the sequence aactgagttgAAGTCTTAAAtacatgtataaaaataaataaataaagcctaagaaattaatataatataattgaacctcaacataaaaacttaaaattttttgattaaGTAGTGTCCCAAAGACCTTCCTCCAAACCCAAATGGATATATCaccaatttcttcttctttttttgagcaAATTTATCACCataaacataataaattattggaaggattttttttaaataaaaaaatttatttttaaaaagggcaGTTTAGGCATAACAAGCTAGGGTGATTAGGAAAATGAAGAAGAGACAATCACATAAGCATAAGACCATTGACCCCTCAGGCCTCAGCCCCCACCAAAGCATAGCACAGCAAATTAAGAATCTTTTTCTCAATTAGGTGGATAGACATGGAGCTTACATCCATCCCTCATCCGCAACTGTTGAATCATCTTTGCCAATTTTTGAGAGGGATATGAAACTTCCACATCCCGCAAGGCAGTCAAGCACCATAGTTCCTTGGGGGGCATTATATGAAAGTCACAACGCTTGATGACCAAGCGTTGAAGGCTTGGCATTGCACCTTTCTCCATAGTCCATTGTAAAACATctcctttttcaattttcaagacTTCGAGTTGATGAAAACTACTTTCATTGCAATCAAGGGTGAACTGGAACCGGACATCCATGACACCTCGTACCTTGAGTATTCGAAGGTTGGTAAGGCTACCCAACACTCCCAAGCCCGCTGGAGATAAGCTTGCACAAAGTAAGGTTATCTTTGTGAGGGTCAAGTAGAATGAAATTGGACTTGAAACCTCGAAAAGATCAAAGTAAATCTTCAAAGTTTGTAGATGACACAAGGGATGGAGACTTGACAAAAGCTTTGACTCCAATGCTCTTGAAGAATACAATGCTAATTTTCTTACATTAGGAAATCTGCCCTTGGCAAAGAGATTCTCAATGTCTTGATTTACAGCTATACCAGTAAGGACTTGAATATTAGGCAATGCTGCGTCATTGTCAGTAATAGGTAGAGATGTTCGCCCATCCAGGTACAAATATCTCAATTTTTGTAACTTCCATATCCCCCTGGGCAAGCGTCGTATTATAGAATTTCTCATGTCCAGTGTCTCTAGATTGCAAAGTTTGCATATGGAATCTGGAATGACACGAAGCTCACCAGATTTAATGCTCAAGTACCTCAAAAGGATCAGGTTTTCAATCCTGTTGGGGATTAAGCAACAAATGCCCATATTACTGAGCTCTACCACCCGAACCAATTTGTTACTTTTGCAAATCCATTCCAAGTAGCAATTATCAGGAGGACTCTCGAGCTCGACAACACCCCCAAAGCCTATTATAGAACGACTATTTGAAGGCTTACAAGGGCTGGAAGAAATATATGGCTGGTTGGCATAGTGGATGGAAATTCTACGAGAGATGCTTTTGGCTGAAAGGTTAACATCTGAATGAACCTCAAGAAACTTCTCTTCAGTACTCTTCAATATACAAAGGTCTCGTAGAAGATCATGGATACGACATGTTTTGACTCCTCCATCTAGCCTTTTCGTTGCCACTTGAATCAAGCTTCAATCAATGAGTTCCTCCAAGTAGTCTTCAGCAACATCCTCCATATTTCTGCTCCCAATTTGCCGTATGAATCCCTCGGCTATCCAAAGTCGGAATAGTTGCCTCACCGGTATCTCAAAGTCTTCTGGGTATATGccaaaatatagaaagaaaGGTTTCAAGCACTGGGGTAAGTGGTTGTAGCTTAGAGCCAATATGTCTATGCAACTTGATCTATCCTCAGTCAAATACGAATTCACATGGCCAGCATATTTTGACCATGTTCGGTGTGTTTTCTCCTTATTCGCCAATAGACCCCCCAATACCACAATAGCAAGTGGTAAACCATGGCaagttttgacaatttttctaCCTACTGTTTCAAGTTTTGGAGGACATGTAGCACCCCGAAACACCTTCTTAGAGAAGAGTTCCCAACTATTATCTTCTTTAAGAAAAGGGAGTTCATAAGGGGGAATAGGAGGAATACTATTAAAACTACTTGCATGTAATGCTACTTCTTTTATTCGGCTAGTGATCAATATTCTACTTCCATTCAAGTTATCACAAAAGACAGTACTTATCTCATTCCATAGTTCAGTTTTCCAGATGTCGTCCATGACAATTAGGTACCTCTTGTCTTTCAAGCATTCGAACAGCCCACTTTTCAATTCATTATCATTCAAATCTTGCCATCCATCCCCATTCTTTTTGTAAATACCTTTCACAAAACGCGACCacaatttattcaatttttggtCTTGTGAAATTTTCGTTATATGGTCTTGTATTTGGTCCTCTGCATTCTTCAGCATCAAGACTTCAAACAATGTCTTTTTGCATTCTTCATCACTCATTTCCTCGATAACTTTCAAGTCTTCGATTAGTGTCCCTTTCAATTTATCCTTATTCGAGCTATACATAGCTTCCAAACCATGGAATAATTCGTCTTTCAATTCTGCTTTCAAGAtaaattttttcagttttggcCTTGGAGTCGCACCCTTCAAAATTTCAACCAACAACTCTCTGATTCTATATTCTTGGGAGACATAAACCCAAACACGGACATCAAAGTAATTCTTGACATCATTGTTGTTGTAGATCTTCCTAGCAAGGGTGGTTTTTCCTAAGCCACCCATGCCAATGATTGAGACAACATTACGTTGCAAACTCCCTTCAATAAGGTGCTTCATCAATGCCTTTGTGTCATAATTGAAGCCCACCACGTCATCTTCCTCTACATATCTCCTGCGTCTGTGCAGTATCTCCTCCACTTCTGCATCTCCTCTAGATGATTCAGCTATTTCTATGCCATACTTGCTCCGATTGTCATAGATTTCCTTGATGACAGTCTTGATGCTCTCTATCTTGTTTGCAACCTCGTGAAGCGCTATAGCTCGGTCAAAGCAATGGATTACCTTCCTCAGCTTGCTTCTTCTTCTGTGCTTTGTCACAGTCACAATGAATGTATCGATAACGTCCTCAGCCTCATAGGCTACGTCCCTGATTTGGCTTACTACCTGCTTCACCAACTCATTGCCATGTCGTTTCCCTTTAGTATTTTGGAGGAAGACGTTGATCAGAGACAGCTCATTCTGAAGTAACCTGACTTGATTCTCCACTCCACCAAGCAGTTTTGATTCTTGGGCGAGCAACTGAGTCAGGTTCTGCAACAGGAAAGTAACAACACTGTCTGCCATCTCTGTTGGGAACGGGAATGTCCGGAAGGAAAGTGTTTTGCTTTAAAGTTGGAAATGAAGTGAGGGAAGGTTCCCAATCGTTTTCCTTTTCCAACGCCTAAAGTCACTTCTTACCTGgaaagtttagggtgcaaacAGCAATATTCATGTCCTGATCAGTTCATGGAAAGTTTTAGGGTGCAAGCAGCAATATGCATGCAAACAACAATGCTTATGTTCTGTAATGGTACATACTTCCACAGCTTACAACTTGCTACATGACAAAgtgtgataaaaattgtgtactTTATTGTTGTCCTACccgcaccaccaccaccacttacGATGACAAActgtaataaaaattatgtaatttttttgtggTCCTAAAATTATTCTCAACTAGATAATTTTCCGTGCGATGCATGGATATTTTgcaaattcatttgaaataatttttttttatcttttttaagaCCTATTATAATACTCATTTATAAATATGTTTTACTACAATATTGTTGAATgctttgaaactcaattttcttaaatcatattttatataataaaaaactgTCATAGAATTAGTTTCTGATTATTGAGTGGAATTTCTCTACTAAtctaaaatttctaaagttGGAACATTTAAGTTATTCGACATTTGTAAATGACtaacatattatattatttgtagactttattttttaaattgatcaaatgaatttgaaatttgaaatttataaatctaAATTCAAAGCCTTAAATACTTTCATAccctaaaattacaaaaattcaagCAACCTCAAATACTTCCTCAACTACTCTATTTTCACAACCAAATACCGAGCCCCAAATCTCAAATACTCATTTCATTATCTCAACAAAAGGAAATCATTTGTAAGTATTGGCATATGGAGAATGtgataaaataaagaaataatggTTAAAACATTTCCATTTATCAAAGATTTAATTGCCTTTAGCAAAGATTccacattaaaaattaaaaaaaaaatttaaaaaaagcacaaaatacACTCTAAAATCATCaataacttttacttttattatcgTGGCTCATATCGATATTGTAATAAATAGCAGTAAAAAACTACAAagaaacttataaattataagttctaaaacataatataaaataaaaaaaaataaaaaaaaaaaactaatctcatcaataatcaattagtaggtttctttctatttctctttagttctaaaacaaaatacatttatgGCTTTCTAACACCAAACACCCAAAAATCCAAAGCCAATTACAGCCTTTACAGAACCCATGACAACTTCTTACCTCAATATCAAAACTACAATTTGTCGACATTCAATAAAAGAAGCAAGCCTCTTCCTTGGTTATAGCCAATACATATACGTTAGGATTATATAGGATGACAAAGTTGGAGCTAGGTAGGTGTCATTCACCATTTTTTGTTAGGATGTATTTGAAATGAGATAGCATGAAGGGTTGTAGGCtatatataaaggagtagaACTGCAAGAGGTttgtcttgaaacattgaacccaaaaaaaaaacaaataatcataCAAAAGAATCCTTATTCTTTAATgagaaaagtcttgaaacattgaattaaagaaacaaaaagtccctatttttttgttcttatcttgtGGCTTaagaatatttcaattttctttacaaAGAGTGATCTCATCAATAATCAATTAGAAggtttctttctatttctctttagttctaaaacaaaatacatttatgtCTTTCTAACACCAAACACCCAAAAATCCAAAGCCAATTACAGCCTTTATAGAACCCACAACTTCTTACCTTAATATCAAAACTACAATTTGTCGACATCCAATAAAAGAAGCAAACCCTTTTCCTTGGTTATAGCCAATACATATAGGTTAAGATTATATAGGATGACAAAGTTGGAGCTAGGTATGTGTCACTGAAAGGTTGAAGATAAATGACACCATTCTTTGTCAGGATGTATTTGAAATGAGATGGCATGAAGGGTTCTAGACtatatataaaggagtagaAGTGCAAGAGGTTTGTcatgaaacattgaaccaaagaaaacaaagagtcatacaaaaaATCCTTATTCTTTAATgagaaaagtcttgaaacattgaatcaaagaaacaaaaagtccctatttttttttttttcttatcttgtGGCTTAAgagtatttcaattttcttttcaagagCGCGCCACATGGCAGAATCTCATGCTCTCCCGCATGAGATCTTTGGTTTTGTATATACtagaaaatttgatataattactttttattggaatattattgaattaatataatatagaatgtatatttttagaaagtcaatatgtgttatttgaaattgtgtttcaaATTATAACATATGAAAAAATCCCACAATATATTTCCCTTTAAATTCATAAATTACATGATTACTTGCATTATATGGTAAAATAAGACCAACACATCCATCATGGCATTGTAAAGTCATCTAAATATAATCATACAAAACCTCCGTTTTGCTGATCTTGTCtcataaaccaaaagtaccATCTATACAGCTGATAAGATCTTTAAAAGGTAACATATGATAAAGAATTCTAGTAGACTGCCCTCAACATTGAGaccaagatatttttttttcctagagaGTGTACATGTTCAACCAAGAGGAATTAA encodes:
- the LOC126707221 gene encoding putative disease resistance protein At1g58400 — protein: MADSVVTFLLQNLTQLLAQESKLLGGVENQVRLLQNELSLINVFLQNTKGKRHGNELVKQVVSQIRDVAYEAEDVIDTFIVTVTKHRRRSKLRKVIHCFDRAIALHEVANKIESIKTVIKEIYDNRSKYGIEIAESSRGDAEVEEILHRRRRYVEEDDVVGFNYDTKALMKHLIEGSLQRNVVSIIGMGGLGKTTLARKIYNNNDVKNYFDVRVWVYVSQEYRIRELLVEILKGATPRPKLKKFILKAELKDELFHGLEAMYSSNKDKLKGTLIEDLKVIEEMSDEECKKTLFEVLMLKNAEDQIQDHITKISQDQKLNKLWSRFVKGIYKKNGDGWQDLNDNELKSGLFECLKDKRYLIVMDDIWKTELWNEISTVFCDNLNGSRILITSRIKEVALHASSFNSIPPIPPYELPFLKEDNSWELFSKKVFRGATCPPKLETVGRKIVKTCHGLPLAIVVLGGLLANKEKTHRTWSKYAGHVNSYLTEDRSSCIDILALSYNHLPQCLKPFFLYFGIYPEDFEIPVRQLFRLWIAEGFIRQIGSRNMEDVAEDYLEELID